The Triticum aestivum cultivar Chinese Spring chromosome 6D, IWGSC CS RefSeq v2.1, whole genome shotgun sequence genomic sequence ACCCACCCACTTAACCGGTGTTCACTTCTCTAACAAGTGGCTTAAGTTGTGCACACATATCCCTTTGACAGAACTAAGATGGATCAGTGTGGGTCGCTCGACATGGCCCACTTGCATTACACAGTTGCCTTTTAAGAGAATATCATTAAAGCACCAACTAAGTTGGGTAAAGGGCTCAAGGATTGCCATTCTAGTGGAGCCAAAAATAATACCATGTTAAGGCTTTGTTTAAGCTTGATTTAGTTTCAAATTCAAGGTGCCAGCCAGCTGACTCAGTAAGATGGTCGATGCTAACCAGCCCACAGAAAATCATAGCCAAGCCTGGGACAAACATTCATTGCTATAAAAAACCAGTTTGAACCATAACAGTAAAACTAGTGTTATCGAAGTTGGGCATTCATGGATTTTCTTCCAGGCATATTGACACACCGACATGACAAAAAAAATGCTATTTCAACCGAAAATGTCAACAGCTGCAGAAGAAATAATAATGAAATCCTAGATGCACTCAAGACTATCTGTTAAGACTGTCTGAGGCATACAGCTAGACTGAATCAGATGGACAGAGTGCTCACCGTTTGTCGCCATCAAATTTGTAACAGTCTTTCATGCAAGCCAGCCACTGCATCCCCCTAATCCTCAGTGACTATCCTCAAGTTAGAGATTTGAGATTTCTGCATGCTACCTGTTAGTACTGAGTAGTCTGGgaaaaattagtatggatttcgaAGGCATGTATCAACTGAAAAAGTACCGCCTGGTTTAAATAAATCAACTGTCAACAAACTCATTTTATATACAACAGTTACCTTTCACATCATTGAACAGAATGTGAGTTAGCACATTTCATTTTCTGCAGAACATTTCCATTTTTTTGGTAGCTCTTACACATCGAAATGAAGAAATACAGAATTGAGCATTTCATTCTCAGTATACTCTCAGTAACCACATCTTCTGTGGCATCTGGTAAAGAAAGGGTGTTGAAGAGCTTGTCGTGCCTTAAGACGCTCATCAGGATCATACCGAAGAAGCCCCTGAAGAAGATCTATTAGATCCCCAGCAGAATGATTGACATGTTGCATGACCAGATTCTGCATAAATTCCATGACTAGAATTAGAATTGCTCAAGATAAAATATCAGCTATCTATCACACCTTAAGCACAGAAAAATGTGTTATGCTGATAAGAGTAGTGACAACGTCAAACAGTAATTACCTGCAGACGAGGCAATTTCCATACTGCCTTCATGCTTTCTCGTGAGGCTGCCCCCTCTGGCCAGTCAAGCCTTAGTCCACGCCTGAAGTATTTCTCAGCTCGTCTACTGCAGAATGGCATGAATCAATGTATGTCAGTAACCATTTATCCAACTTAGCATTCATCAGATGAACCTAGGCAGCAGCCTATGCCCGGATGCGCATCATCTGGTATTAACTTAACAGTTCATACAAACTTATAAAGCTCTTGTATACATACTCAGCTCTGGCGATCATGTGTTTGGGAAGGGGGCCTAGAACCTTCTCCATCATAGCAAGATGCTCCAAATTTTCATGTGTTTGAAATAAAGCCTCCCCCTAGAATTTCCATGCAGAACCAAAAGGACAAAGTAAATCTCACAATAACCGGAGATTCACAAATAACTGGCACTAGATATATGTAAAAATTAAGCAGGTCAAGTACAGATGGCAGCTATTGTGTACTAACCGAGCAGAGCTCAACCAAAATGCATCCCACACTCCAAAGATCGCATGGATAATTCCACCCAAGACCTACAAACAGAATAGAATATAACAAAAAAATAAACAACGTAGTCATAAAACAAAGTGCACTAAAGTGAAGGGTGTATTGTCTATTTAAGgaaaactgaaagagaaaaaatgtTCTTTGTACCAAGGATAACTTCTGGGGCACGGTAATGTCTTGTTGACACGACATAATTGTGATCTTGATGATCGAATGTTGTACTTCCAAAATCGATAAGCTTGATAGCACTCGATTTTGGAAGGTTCTTGAAAACAGACCCATCCTTGGGTGGGCGTATAGGAATCTTCATGGAGAAAAGAAAACTGAgtttagaaagaaagaaaaagaaatttacttaTGCAGTAAAGAGCATCAAGTAACCAATGGATCACCTCCAAAGAATGAATGAAAAAAGTATACATTTGGAAAATCTCCAATTTAGGCCAGGTTCTAATTTAGAAGTTCAGTACCTTATAATCATGAACCCTGATTGTATCAGGTGAAACAAGGAGAATGTTCTCTGGCTTAAGATCTGTGTGAATAAGCCGCAGGTCATGCATAACTGCAGAggtaagaaaaaaatataattgttaTGTATAGGCACAAAAAGGGTGTACCCAGTCCTGAAAGCTcacacacaaggtggggtctggggaaggGAATTTCTACCAAAAGACAAAAAAAATATATAGGTGCTTAACACTGGCATACAGAGACAGAAAGGAATAATTTAGCACATTAGGGCAAGGTTACAACAAAACAGAAATTTGTCTAATACAGCAAACTGCAGAATCAAAAATACTCACATGTAACAGACTCTAATATTTGTCTGGCAAACTCCCGAACAAGATCAATAGGAAATGAACGGTAGCTATTCTTCCGTAGGAAGTCGTATAAGCTTGGTCCAAGCTTCTCAAATACCTGAAAAGGTCATTAACTCATGATTAAACTCTAGGCCATCAATAAAATAAAAGATAAGTATAATCTTCTTGATCCATATGTACTTACTATACATATATGATTACGATAGTCAAACCAATTCCGTATTTGCACACAACTGCAGGCATAGAACCATTCATGCAAACCCATCAATTCAACATAGAGTTAAGAAGTAAATCAAGGAAGGTAAATTACTTACCGACTACCAGTAAAATCATGCTTCCCAAGTCTCTGAAGCACGTCAATTTCAATCATAGCAGCCTCCCGGTATTTCTGCAGGGAACGCACAATCTTGATAGCTACTGATTCTTGGTTTTCCAAGTCCCAGCATTCCAAAACTTGTCCAAAGGTCCCTGTAAAACGTTCAGAAAGGCAGATACTGGGTAAATAATGGCTCAACTTTACGAGTGTGGGAGACAATGTCTTACTACGCTGTAGTATTCACTTCAAAACTAAGCATTCCAAACAAAGACAAGGGAGGAGAAGCAAACCAACCTTCGCCCATCTTGCTGAGTATCCTATCTGCATTGACATACAGGAAAACAATGAGAGAGCTTATAATTAACTCAAACTGTCTCTTCTGGAGGCAGTGAAACAGAAATATAACATTAAGTAAAGCTAGAAGGCGTGAAGGCATTGAGCGGTTAGCACACATCTAAAAGACATGACCATGGCACATGGAAAACTTGTTACAAGCCAAGttaagagattcagagaaacattATCATGGTTTACTGGGAGCGGTTAATGACTGATAAACCgggaaataattatgcaaagccaGAATAACAAAGATGAAAGCCGCATGCCCATATTTAACATTAACATTCAATAGTACAGGCACTTCATCACTAGAAACATCACCTAAATAAAGCAGCTGAGCTAACTGTGTCGAGAAAACAAGTAACCTGTTCAagcaaaaataaatacataaaagaTTGAGCTGTGGAATGTACATCTTGGCGTAAGGTTCTCGCCGAGTGTGAAAACATAGTGGCCATCCTTGTCATCCGGCCTCCAAGGGGGCGAAAGATTCCGCGGCGGTCCAGCATAATAAattggtggcggcggcaggaaaGCAGTAGTGAAATTACCGTTGATTAGTTCCTGCCCACAATATAGCATCGGGATTGCCTACAAAAGCCAACAGATATTCTTAGTAACGACAAATAACTAGACCGATAACGAGCATAAAAGAATTTAATAGAAGAGAAACGGCTAAACGCCCGCCACGTGATTCGCGGCACAATGACCACACACCGCCTGGCGTCCTTCGAATTCACTGTCCAGTAGAGCAGCTCATCGAGTAACGCTCGCGAGTTCTTCCAAAAGATGGGACATTCATTAATCGACGGTTATACGACAATTATTAACAGGTTTTACTTGCCAGACCCATAAATTGAGCAGCACAGAGGTTGCACAGTCCCCCGTCTCGCTTTTTATCGAAAGTTTCTCTATGCACCGGCAACTTGTTCCCGGCTTATTCCACTAATTCGCAAAATCTCACCGATGATCCGCAACAACCACATGGCAGAACCGCCAAACCACCAGCCCCGCACCTGGATCGGGCCGTCCCGCCCAAACCTAACGAAACCAGGAGTAGATCTAGCCTGAAAACCAACACCTAACGACGCGCCTAGAAGCGGATCGAGGCGGGAAGCCACGTGCACGATACCTTGGGAGGCGGGAAGAGCTGCGACGCGGCATCCCAGGCGAGCCGGGGGCGCTTGCGCGGCCGGTTGTCGGCGGCCTGGTGCGGGTACTCGGCGAGCCACTGCGCCTCCATCGCCAGCGCGCTCGGGGCCCTCGATTACACCATGGGCGGGGCCAATCCGGCGGGGGATTCCGGTGCGGTTCGGGACGAACCGGGCGTCGATCTGGGGAATCCTGTGCGAGGGGAATGGAGGGGACGGGGGGAAGCTCGAGGTCGAGGAAGAGGATGATAGTGGTTTGGCTTCGCCGTTGGCGTACGCGGAACCCTGGTTTGGTCTGTATCGTGCGGGAAAGGTAAGGCGAACTAACTATGGTTAGCTCGTTTTTAGGCTTCGTTGCCTCGGTCCCTTGGATATCTTTCCCTTGGGCCGATCAGCTCAGCGCCTCTTTTCTTTCTGGTGCTTGTCGTAAAATATCTTGGGCCCGTTGGACTCTTTCGTGAGGTGCTTCTGTGATTTCGGGTCGAATTTCGAATCCGAGCTGTCGTCGCAGCGGCAGTGGGTGGGAAAACGGTTTCAACCTCCTTCTGATGGTACTACGCGTATTCTTCTTTTTGTTTAGAATCTTCCAATGGTGCATTCTCCGGATTAGCAATCATCAGCTGAGTGAACTGTCATGGTGCATGATATTTTTTCCAGAGCTTGCAATGATTAGTTGTTTATGATGATAACACAGCTTACATGTGGCTATCATAGAGTTTGTATTCTTTTGAACGGTTTAGGTACACATTAGTTAGTTGATTCGAATTCGGCGCCAGTCGGTTTTGGAAtgaaggaaggagaagggaggGCCTTGCCGGAGAGAAGGAAGGGACCGCCGTCAtcaccccattatctatcttaggattcagggtggggcggtggtggACGGCGTGGTGGGACGGTGGTGTGGGGattcgccgaagaaaaagctcaatgcgggggggggggggggggctagagggaggaccggcgatgaggagtggtttcggggaggacggagcggcgaggtggcgcgggagcgcCGCCAGCCGTGGGCGGCGGGGACCGGCGGttaggccggtggtggctggcggctcaaggaagAAGATGCGTCGAGAGGTTGAAGAAAGACTGTGGGCCATTGAGTTCGCATCCAACGATCCAAAAATCGACTCACCTCAAACAATATTTTCAGCTGACTAATTTCTAGCCACACCCTCTTTTGAAATAGCTATATAGCAAATATCAAAAGAGTAATGGTATCCAGTTTGGCGAGGAAAATCGCTTGCAAAGTAATTCGGTGTGTCATTATAGATTGTTGGTTATAATCTTGGTACAACACCGATTGCCGCTAGGGATCTAGCATAATGACTATTGTTGGCCTTATGTGTGTATTGGTTGAGCTATTTGGTGGTTGATAGGTAGTACCATAGTACTTTGATGATTGAACCTACGGGTTGAATCTACAGGTAACAAAAAACAATAAATTGGTTTGTACATCAAGATGAAGAACTTAGGGTCTTTCTCTTGAGTCGCGACCACCAAAGGGGCTCAGGAGTTCCCTCTTGTCCATGAATTAACCTCTCTTACCTCCCCTTTGCATCATCTTGGAGGGCTTCATTCCCGGTTGACATAACGCATGTGGGGAGCGAGAAGGTGGTCTTGTTTGCGCTCTATGCATACATCTGCATCGTTCTGAAGGACTCATTTTGAGATGACATCACAAGCGCATGCGTCGGTGCATCATCTTGAAGAAGTTCCAGTAGCGGTCTGGTATGAGTGTGTTTGCATATTCCCAACGGAGCTCTATGGTGACGCTGGCATGCATGCTATGGCTACTCTTCCCCGATCAGGTAATTGGGGTTGGTGGTCCGCAAAACATAGGGTAACGAGTTTACCCTCTTTTAGCTCTAACCTctaaggtgttggggaacgtagcagaaattcaaaattttctacgcatcaccaagatcaatctatggagtaatctagcaacgaggggaaggagagtgcatctacatacccttgtagatcgcgatgcggaagcgttgcaagagcgcggatgagggagtcgtactcgtagcgattcagatcgcggttgattccgatctaagcaccgaagaacggtgcctccgtgttcaacacacgtgcggcccggtgacgtctcccacgccttgatccagcaaggagagagggagaggttggggaagactccgtccagcagcagcacgacggcgtggtggtggtggaggagcgtggcaatcccgcagggcttcgccaagcaccgcgggagagaaggaggagggagaggggtagggttgtgccgaaagagagacgttctcgtgtcttgggcagccccaaacctcaactatatataggggggtgagggggctgcgccccctctagggtttccaccccaagggctggcggccatgtgggaatcgtagcataattttaaaattttcctacgttcaccaagatgcatctatggagtatactagcaacaaagggaagggagtgcatctacatacccttgtagatcgcgagcggaagcgttccaatgaacgtggatgacggagtcgtactcgccgtgatccaaatcaccgatgaccgagtgccgaacggacggcacctccgcgttcaacacacgtacggtgcagcgacgtctcctccttcttgatccagcaagggggaaggagaggttgatggagatccagcagcatgatggcgtggtggtggatgtagcgggtctcgtgcagggctacgccgagcttctacgagagagagaggtgttgcaggggaggagggaggcgcccaaggctgttgtctgctgccctccctccccccccctttatataggccccctgggggggcgccggcccctggagatcagatccaagggggggggcggcggccaagtgggggggaaggggtgccttgccccccaaggcaagggggaactcccccctagggttcccaaccctaggcgcatggggggaggcccaaggggggcgccccagcccactaggggctggttcccttccactttcagcccacggggccctccgggacaggtggccccacccggtggacccccgggacccttccggtggtcccggtgcaataccgataacccccgaaactttcccggtggccgaaactggacttcctatatataattcttcacctccggaccattccggaacctctcgtgacgtccgggatctcatccgggactccgaacaactttcgggtttccgcatacatatatctctacaaccctagcgtcaccgaccttaagtgtgtagaccctacgggttcgggagacatgcagacatgaccgagacgcctctccggtcaataaccaacagcgggatctggatacccatgttggctcccacatgttccacgatgatctcatcggatgaaccacggtgtcgaggattcaatcaatcccgtatacaattccctttgtcaatcggtatgttacttgcccgagattcgatcgtcggtatcccaataccttgttcaatctcgttaccggcaagtctctttactcgtaccgcaatgcatgatcccgtgactaacgccttagtcacattgagctcattatgatgatgcattaccgagtgggcccagagatacctctccgtcatacggagtgacaaatcccagtctcgatccgtgccaacccaacagacactttcggagatacccgtagtgcacctttatagtcacccagttacgttgtgacgtttggcacacccaaagcactcctacggtatccgggagttgcacgatctcatggtctaaggaaaagatacttgacattggaaaagctctagcaaacgaaactacacgatcttttatgctatgcttaggattgggtcttgtccatcacatcattctcctaatgatgtgatcccgttatcaatgacatccaatgtccatagtcaggaaaccatgactatctgttgatcaacgagctagtcaactagaggcttactagggacacgttgtggtctatgtattcacacatgtattacgatttccggacaatacaattatagcatgaataatagacaattatcatgaacaaagaaatataataataaccatttattattgcctctagggcatatttccaacagtctcccacttgcactagagtcaataatctagttacattgtgatgaatcgaacacccattgcgtcctggtgttgatcatgttttgccctagggagaggtttagtcaacggatctgctacattcaggtccgtgtgtactttacaaatatctatgtctccattttgaacactttcacgaatggagttgaagcgacgcttgatatgcctggtcttcctgtgaaacctgggctccttcgcaagggcaatagctccagtgttgtcacagaagagagtcatcgggcccgacgcattgggaatcacccctaggtcggtaatgaactccttcatccagactgcttcctgtgctgcctccgaggctgccatgtactccgcttcacatgtagatcccgccacgacgctttgcttgcaactgcaccagcttactgctcctccattcaaaatatacacgtatccggtctgtgacttcgagtcatccagatctgtgtcgaagctagcgtcgacgtaaccctttacgacgagctcttcgtcacctccataaacgagaaacatatccttagtcctcttcaggtacttcaggatattcttgaccgctgtccagtgttccttgccgggattactttggtaccttcctaccaaacttacggcaaggtttacatcaggtctggtacacagcat encodes the following:
- the LOC123144968 gene encoding serine/threonine-protein kinase AFC1; translated protein: MEAQWLAEYPHQAADNRPRKRPRLAWDAASQLFPPPKAIPMLYCGQELINGNFTTAFLPPPPIYYAGPPRNLSPPWRPDDKDGHYVFTLGENLTPRYRILSKMGEGTFGQVLECWDLENQESVAIKIVRSLQKYREAAMIEIDVLQRLGKHDFTGSRCVQIRNWFDYRNHICIVFEKLGPSLYDFLRKNSYRSFPIDLVREFARQILESVTFMHDLRLIHTDLKPENILLVSPDTIRVHDYKIPIRPPKDGSVFKNLPKSSAIKLIDFGSTTFDHQDHNYVVSTRHYRAPEVILGLGWNYPCDLWSVGCILVELCSGEALFQTHENLEHLAMMEKVLGPLPKHMIARADRRAEKYFRRGLRLDWPEGAASRESMKAVWKLPRLQNLVMQHVNHSAGDLIDLLQGLLRYDPDERLKARQALQHPFFTRCHRRCGY